The following DNA comes from Alphaproteobacteria bacterium.
CATCCAAGGGAAAAGATGTCTACCTAGATTTACCAATTTCACTCAAGGAAGCCGTAAACGGCGGAAAGATCCAAGTTCCCACCATCCATGGCAACGTTACCCTCACCATCCCCCCCGAGACAAATTCCGGCATTAAAATGCGCCTTAAAGGAAAAGGCATTCCTAATAGCAAAGGCGCTTCCAGTGGAGATCAGTATGTAATTTTCCAAATTGTCCTTTCCAAACCACAAGATCCGAAACTAAAAAAATTCTTAGAAGAATGGTCCCCTGAGAATCCTCAAAATGTTCGAGAGCATATGGAGGCTTAAGCATGCGATATACTTACACTCAAATTACGACAACTGTCGGCTTAGAAGACACAACCCTACGTCGGTGGGTCAAAGAAGAGTGGATTATTCCTCAAGAAGATCCGGAGGGCCCCTTTTTTACGGACGTAGACCTGGCTCGAATTCAACTGATTTCGGAGCTTAAGCGAGATTTCCAAGTGAATGATGAATCTGTCCCCTTAATTCTATCGCTTCTCGATCAGCTGTATACAAAACAAGCAGCTCTAGAAAAAATTACAGAAGTTTTGCAAGAACTTCCCGAGGAAACACGAAATCGCTTAGGGAAAGAGTTGGAAAAGCTCAAAGGGAATGAAAGCGAGAATCGTTAAGAGAAACAACTCATCCTTCGATCTGAGAGAAATCTGCGACTTGTTCTAAGGTTTCCTGAATCAAAAACAAGAGCCGCAAACGATTAAGGCGAATTTTCTCATCCTCTGCATTCACGAGTACTGTGTCAAAGAAAACATCAACAGGGGCTCGGAGTTGAGCTAAATGTTTCATCCCTTGCTTATAAGAAGGCACCTCCTGCTTCACAAGAGGATCCAATTTGGATTTACAATCCATTAATGCTTTGACAAGTGCGTGCTCTTCTTCATCTGCCAAGAGTTCCAAATCAACGGGGGCCGCCGTCAAATCTTGGGGATTAAGGGCTCCTTTTTTGATTTCACTCTTAATGATATTCGTAGCCCGTCGGTACGCTGTGAGAAGATTTTCTCCATCTTCTGTTCCCAAAAATGTGGAAAGGGCATCAGCTAAGTTTAGGCTATTGAGAATAATGCCCTCCCAGTTCTTGGAAAGGCAGGCCGACGTCATATCGTGGCGAATATTACGCTCATCTTTCAGGTAAATTTTTATACGATCCGCAAAAAAGGACAAAAGATCGTCTGTTGTTTCTTTCAACGTTCGAGGTGGCTTTGAAAGAGTCTTAAAAATGGGCGCATAGGCCTTAAAAGAGTCCGCAATTAATTCCTTTACATCGATGGGAAAACCTAACTGACGGATAAGATTAATCAGTGTGATAGAAGCTCGTCGTAGAGCAAATGGATCCTTGGATCCCGTCGGCTGCACTCCCAAAGCAAAAAAACCTACGAGAGTATCAATTTTGTCCGCAATATAGACCGCAGCCCCCACTAAAAAGGCATCTCCTTCCCCTTGCGGTCCCTCCAGACGATATTGATCCCGAATCGCTTCTGCAACTTCTAAGGAACGCTTTTCCGACAAGGCATAATAGTAACCCATGATGCCTTGAAGCTCAGGGAATTCCCCAACTACTTCGGTAGCCAAGTCTGCCTTTGATAAAAAAGAGGCTTCCTCCATTGGCTTTAGAAGACCGGGTTTTTCCTTGGAAAGACTTTGTCCAAGATATCCCTTTGCAAGCAATTGGAGCCGCTGCGCCTTATCAAAAATGGACCCAAGCCCACGGTAAAATTGCCTTGATTTTAACGATTCTAGATGGTCTGTAAGCGAGGTTTTACGATCCAGTTTCCAAAAGAATACAGCATCAGCTAAACGGGCCTTTAGAACTTCTTCATTTCCATGGACTATACTTTTTCCACCGTCCTTTGGCTCATTATTGGATGTAACGCAAAAGAAGGGAGCTAGAGATTTGTCTTGGTTTTCCACAGAGAAAAATCTTTGATGAACCTTCATAGCTGTGGTCAATACTTCCTGAGGCAAAGACATAAAAGAATCGTCAATAGCTCCCATAAATGACATGGGCCATTCAACTAATCCTGTTACCTCTTCTAACAACCCCGGATCCTTTTTAAGGGTGAGTCCCTGTTCTTTTACCAGATCCTTCACCTGCTTTTCGATCTGATTTTGTCGCTTCTCTGGATCCAAAACGACGTAGGCTTTCGCTATTTTCTGTTTATAATCCTTGAATGATGTAACGACAAATTCCTGGGGCGCTAAGAATCTATGACCACGGGTTTTATTGCCAGACTCAATCCCCTCAATGCCAAAGGATACTGTGTCGCCATCAAAAATAGTAAGAATGCTGTGAATAGGTCGAATCCAAACCATTGTCCCCGATCCCCATCGCATGCTTTTAGGCCAGGGAAAATCCTGTATTATTTCCGTTACTATTCCCGGCAATAACGTTTGCGTCTTCTCACCTTTGATCTCTTTCAAAAAGTAGAGAAATGTTCCCTTTGGTGTTTCTTTTTGGAGACATTGATCTCTTGTCACTCCCAGGGATTTCAAAAAACCTTGTGCTGCAGATTCAGGTGCATCCGTACGTGGACCCCTCACTTCCTCTGTACGATCTTCTTGCATCGTCGGAAGCCCCTCTACCACCGCCGTTAGCCGACGCGGTGTTACATACGTTTCCAGTCCTGTGAAAGAAAGCTGTGCCCCATTGAGTTTTTCTGACAAGAGTCGTTTTAGATCTTCACGAGCCCGTTTTTGAAGTCGTGCAGGAATTTCTTCTGATCGAATCTCAAGCAAAAATTCTGCCATTAATCTTGCTCCTTTTTGCTCTGGGAACTTATCCATGCTTCGCAAGACCGTTTGGCAAGAGCTCGAACACGTCCAATATAGTTAGCACGTTCCATTACGCTGACTGATCCTCGGGCATCCAACAAATTAAAAAGATGGCTTGCCTTAACGCATTGCTCGTAAGCAGGAAGCACCAATTTAGCTTCCAATAAAACTTCGCATTCCTTTTCAGCATCTTCAAAATGTTGTTTTAAGGCAACCGTATTAGCAATTTCAAAATTGTATTCGGAAAACTCGCGCTCCGACCGCAAGAAAATATCCCCATATGTAATTTTCCCTGGCCCCTCGACCCCATTCCAATTTAGATCAAACATGGAGTCCTTTTTTTGTAAAATCATGGCAATCCGCTCTAATCCATAGGTAAGTTCCACCGGAACAGGATCACAT
Coding sequences within:
- a CDS encoding MerR family transcriptional regulator; protein product: MRYTYTQITTTVGLEDTTLRRWVKEEWIIPQEDPEGPFFTDVDLARIQLISELKRDFQVNDESVPLILSLLDQLYTKQAALEKITEVLQELPEETRNRLGKELEKLKGNESENR
- a CDS encoding glycine--tRNA ligase subunit beta, whose amino-acid sequence is MAEFLLEIRSEEIPARLQKRAREDLKRLLSEKLNGAQLSFTGLETYVTPRRLTAVVEGLPTMQEDRTEEVRGPRTDAPESAAQGFLKSLGVTRDQCLQKETPKGTFLYFLKEIKGEKTQTLLPGIVTEIIQDFPWPKSMRWGSGTMVWIRPIHSILTIFDGDTVSFGIEGIESGNKTRGHRFLAPQEFVVTSFKDYKQKIAKAYVVLDPEKRQNQIEKQVKDLVKEQGLTLKKDPGLLEEVTGLVEWPMSFMGAIDDSFMSLPQEVLTTAMKVHQRFFSVENQDKSLAPFFCVTSNNEPKDGGKSIVHGNEEVLKARLADAVFFWKLDRKTSLTDHLESLKSRQFYRGLGSIFDKAQRLQLLAKGYLGQSLSKEKPGLLKPMEEASFLSKADLATEVVGEFPELQGIMGYYYALSEKRSLEVAEAIRDQYRLEGPQGEGDAFLVGAAVYIADKIDTLVGFFALGVQPTGSKDPFALRRASITLINLIRQLGFPIDVKELIADSFKAYAPIFKTLSKPPRTLKETTDDLLSFFADRIKIYLKDERNIRHDMTSACLSKNWEGIILNSLNLADALSTFLGTEDGENLLTAYRRATNIIKSEIKKGALNPQDLTAAPVDLELLADEEEHALVKALMDCKSKLDPLVKQEVPSYKQGMKHLAQLRAPVDVFFDTVLVNAEDEKIRLNRLRLLFLIQETLEQVADFSQIEG